GGTGATCGTATCGCCCAGCAGGGCAAGGCGTTTCGCGGTGTGCAGGCCGACGATCCGGGGGAGCAGCCAGGAGCTGCCGGTGTCGGGGGACAGACCGCGCCGGACGAATATCTGGCTGAATACCGCGTCGTCGGCGGCGATCACGAGGTCGCAGCCCAGCGCCAGGCTCATCCCGGCACCGAAGGCGGCGCCGTGTACCGCGGCGACGGCCGGTTGCGGGAGCCGGTGCAATGCGCGGAAGGCGTCGTTGATCGGGCGCATGACGGTGCTCGGGTGCTCGGTCGGCAGTCCGTCGCCGAGATCGGCGCCGGCGCAGAATCCCTTGCCGGCGCCGGTGATCAGGACCGCGCGGTCGGCGCCGGTCACCGCGATCTCGTCGAAGATGTCGCGCAGCTGCGCGAAATCGGCGACGGTGAGCGCGTTACGGCGCTCGGGCCGATCGAGGGTCACGTGCGCGATTCCGTTGTCGCGCTTCAGGAGTATCGGCATCTCAGTGGTCCTCGGGGTGTTCGCCGCTGTCCGCGTTCATCATGTCGCGGATGCGGAATCGCTGGATCTTGCCGGAGGCGGTCATGGGGAACGCGTCGACGAAGCGCCACACGGCGGGCAGCTTGAAGTACGCGATCCGGTCGCGCAGGTATGCGGTGAGTTCGGCGGCGGTGACCTGTGAGCTCGGGGTCCGGATCACCGCGCCGGCGACCCGCTCCCCGAGGCGCCGATCGTCGAGGCCGACCAGGATCGCGCCGGCGACACCCGGATGGGCGAGCAGTACCTCCTCGATCTCGGCGGGGTAGATGTTCTCGCCGCCGCGGATGATCACGTCCCGGGCGCGGCCGGCGAACGCGAGGTACCCGTCGGCCGACATCGAGGCGAGATCGCCGGTGGCCAGATACCCGTCGGGGCCGGTGGTCTCCGCGGTCTGCTCGGGCATGCCCCAGTAGCCGAGCATGGTGCACGGCGACAGGACGCGGATCTCGCCGACCGCGCCCAGCGGTACGGTCCGGCCGGACTCGGGGTCGACGATGCGGACCGTCGTACCGGCGACCGGGCGGCCGATGGTGGCGCCGAGGGTGGCGGGATCGGCGTCGGGTTCGGTATCGGTGATGGTGGGGCATTCGGACTGCCCATAGGTGGTGACGATCACCGCGCCGAAGGCGTTGCGCACCTTGTCGATCAGATGCTGGGTCACGGTGGCGGCGCCGGTCGCCACCGAGGTCAGCGCGATCCTGCGGCCGGATTCGAGGACCCGGTCCGCGATGTCGTCGATCATCGTCGGTACGCCGCCGATGCGGGTGATCTCGCCCAGATCGAGCAGCCGCAGCATCTCGGTCGCGCTGAACCGGTCGATCACCACCATCGCGCCGCCGTTGACCAGACCACCCAGGATCACGTGGCAGAAGCCGCCGACATGGTGATACGGAATGGGATTGAGCCAGACGTCGTCGTCGGGGATCACGTCGTGGGCGGCGCGCAGCGCGGCGGAACTCAGCAGGGCGCGATGACTCTGGATCGCGCCCTTGAACCGGCCGGTGGTCCCGGAGGTGAACTGGATCAGCAGCGGCGCCTCGGGTGCGACCTGCGGTAGGTCCCCCGCGGGAACCGTTGCGGCCCAGTCGTTCAGGCCGGCGAGGTCGTGGACCGGGATCGGCCCGGCGGTCTCCCGCGCTCGGCCGGTGAGGGATCCGTCGTCGCGATCGAGGCCCGCGAACACGATCGACGGTGTGGTGAGGTCGATCGCGTAGCGCAGTTCGCTCGCGGTCCACGCGGTGTTGAACGGGGTGGCGATCGTGCCCGCGAGCGCGCAGGCGTAATGCAGGATCACCCACTCGACACTGTTGCGTGACCAGATCCCGACCCGGTCCCCGGGTGCGACGGTGGTCGCGAGCGCACGAGCGACAAGCGTTGCCGCGTCGGCGAGTTCGCCGTAGGTCAGCTGCTCGAAGCGATCACCGACCGGCCACAACAGGGCCCGCCGATCGTGGATCTCCGGCAGCCGGCGGGCGAGCAACTGCGGTACCGACTCCTCGATCAGCACGTCCGACACCGGCGTCACCCATTGCGACGACCCGGCCGGTGTCGCGGCTGTCGCCGTGGAGAACCGTTGCCGCAGTAGCTGTTTCTGGAGTTTGCCGGTTTCGGTGCGGGGCAGGTCGGTCACGAAGCGGACGGTGCGGGGGGCCTTGTAGTGGGCGATCCGAGTGCGGACGAATTCGATGATCTCCGTGGATAATTCGGGGCCGGGTGTCGCCCCGGGGGCGGGTTGTACGACGGCGGTGACGGATTCGCCCATCGTCTCGTCCGGTAGGCCGATCACCGCGACGTCGTGGACGGCGGGGTGCAGGGCCAGCGCGTTCTCCACCTCCTGCGGATAGATGTTCACGCCGCCGGAGATGATCATGAAGGACTTGCGGTCGGTCAGGTACAGGTAGCCCTCCTCGTCGACGTAGCCGACATCGCCCGCGGTGGTCCAGGTCGGATGCTCGGGATGCCTTGCGGCGGCGCTCTTCTCGGGATCGTTGTGGTACACGACGCGGTGTTCGGGGCGGTCGCCGTAGACGGTGCCGATCTGCCCGGCGGGCAGTTCCCGGCCCTCGTCGTCGCAGATGTGCAGGACGCCGATGATGGGTCTGCCGACGG
This DNA window, taken from Nocardia sp. BMG111209, encodes the following:
- a CDS encoding enoyl-CoA hydratase/isomerase family protein, which produces MPILLKRDNGIAHVTLDRPERRNALTVADFAQLRDIFDEIAVTGADRAVLITGAGKGFCAGADLGDGLPTEHPSTVMRPINDAFRALHRLPQPAVAAVHGAAFGAGMSLALGCDLVIAADDAVFSQIFVRRGLSPDTGSSWLLPRIVGLHTAKRLALLGDTITAAQAQTLGIVTEVTTTDRLTETATAYARRLADGPPIALALTKRLLDAASTTGFDEALEAETAAVAVNVATADMAEAFTAFAEKRPPIFRGR
- a CDS encoding class I adenylate-forming enzyme family protein yields the protein MTPVSDVLIEESVPQLLARRLPEIHDRRALLWPVGDRFEQLTYGELADAATLVARALATTVAPGDRVGIWSRNSVEWVILHYACALAGTIATPFNTAWTASELRYAIDLTTPSIVFAGLDRDDGSLTGRARETAGPIPVHDLAGLNDWAATVPAGDLPQVAPEAPLLIQFTSGTTGRFKGAIQSHRALLSSAALRAAHDVIPDDDVWLNPIPYHHVGGFCHVILGGLVNGGAMVVIDRFSATEMLRLLDLGEITRIGGVPTMIDDIADRVLESGRRIALTSVATGAATVTQHLIDKVRNAFGAVIVTTYGQSECPTITDTEPDADPATLGATIGRPVAGTTVRIVDPESGRTVPLGAVGEIRVLSPCTMLGYWGMPEQTAETTGPDGYLATGDLASMSADGYLAFAGRARDVIIRGGENIYPAEIEEVLLAHPGVAGAILVGLDDRRLGERVAGAVIRTPSSQVTAAELTAYLRDRIAYFKLPAVWRFVDAFPMTASGKIQRFRIRDMMNADSGEHPEDH